The following coding sequences lie in one Panicum virgatum strain AP13 chromosome 6N, P.virgatum_v5, whole genome shotgun sequence genomic window:
- the LOC120678370 gene encoding alpha-L-fucosidase 2-like isoform X2 yields MSDDTLWTGAPGNYTDPEAPAALAVVRELVNQGRFADATEAARRLFGGQSEVYQPLGDINLEFGATHQAYDSYKRELDLHTATVLVTYNIGEVRYMREHFCSNPHQVIVTMISANIPGQVSCTMSLSSRLKNNVTVTNANELVMEGICPSQRPSLRKGNSNDVTGIKFAAVVGLQIGGNTGKATVVNDQQLRLDNADWVVLVVAASSSFNGPFVNPADSKLDPTSIALNTLNLTRNLTYDQLKAAHLDDYQHLFYRLTIQLSRGLKDTHSLSTEKDRLNEEVGGEIRTSADRVKSFSIDEDPSLVELLFQYGRYLLISCSRPGTQVSNLQGIWNQEVAPAWDAAPHLNINLQMNYWPALPCNLSECQEPLFDFLASLAVNGSKTAKVNYQSSGWVTHHVTDIWAKSSAFLKNPKHAVWPMGGAWLCIHLWEHYQFSLDKDFLENKAYPLLEGCATFLVDWLIDGHGGYLETNPSTSPEHAFLTPDGQPASVSYSTTMDIMIIREVFSAVLLSAEVLGKSDTDLVKNIKKALPRLPPIQIARDRTIMEWALDFQDPEIHHRHLSHLFGLYPGHTITLEKNADVCEAAANSLYKRGEDGPGWSTTWKMALWARLFNSENAYRMVLKLITVVPPGEKVDFEGGLYNNLWTAHPPFQIDANFGFTAAIAEMLLQSTQNDLYLLPALPRDKWPRGCVKGLRARGDVTVNLCWDEGELQEALLWSNHGNSVTRLHYGELVTAIAVCSSTIYKFNRGLQCLEAWPLGK; encoded by the exons aTGTCCG ATGACACCCTATGGACCGGTGCACCAGGGAACTATACTGACCCGGAGGCGCCGGCTGCTCTCGCGGTGGTGAGGGAACTTGTCAACCAAGGACGATTCGCTGATGCCACTGAGGCCGCCAGGCGCCTCTTCGGTGGCCAATCAGAA GTCTACCAACCTCTCGGTGACATAAATCTGGAGTTTGGTGCTACCCATCAGGCTTATGATTCCTACAAAAGGGAGTTAGATTTACATACTGCTACTGTGCTTGTCACCTACAACATCGGAGAGGTGCGGTACATGAGGGAGCACTTCTGCTCAAATCCGCATCAAGTCATTGTCACCATGATCTCTGCAAACATACCGGGACAGGTCTCCTGCACAATGTCTTTGAGCAGCCGGTTAAAAAATAATGTGACTGTCACCAATGCTAATGAGTTGGTCATGGAAGGTATCTGCCCAAGTCAGAGGCCTAGTCTGAGAAAAGGTAACTCTAATGATGTAACTGGAATTAAATTTGCAGCCGTTGTTGGATTGCAGATTGGTGGGAACACTGGAAAAGCTACAGTTGTGAATGATCAGCAATTGAGGCTTGACAACGCAGATTGGGTTGTCTTAGTTGTTGCAGCTTCTTCGTCCTTTAACGGTCCATTTGTGAATCCGGCAGACTCTAAATTAGATCCCACATCAATTGCACTAAATACATTGAACCTCACTAGGAATTTAACATATGACCAGCTCAAAGCTGCCCATTTGGATGATTATCAGCACCTCTTTTACCGTCTTACCATACAGCTTTCACGAGGATTGAAGGACACGCATAGTTTGTCAACTGAAAAGGACAGACTTAATGAAGAAGTTGGTGGAGAAATCAGAACATCGGCAGACAGGGTCAAGAGTTTTAGCATTGATGAGGATCCTTCTCTTGTTGAGCTGTTGTTCCAATATGGGCGATACCTTTTAATTTCATGCTCCAGGCCAGGGACTCAGGTTTCTAATCTGCAGGGAATATGGAACCAAGAAGTTGCTCCTGCATGGGA TGCAGCTCCTCATCTTAACATCAATCTTCAGATGAATTACTGGCCAGCGCTGCCTTGCAACCTTAGTGAATGCCAGGAACCATTATTTGACTTCCTTGCATCTCTTGCAGTTAATGGTAGCAAGACAGCAAAA GTCAATTACCAGTCAAGTGGGTGGGTAACGCATCATGTCACAGATATATGGGCGAAGTCTTCAGCCTTCCTTAAGAATCCGAAGCATGCAGTGTGGCCAATGGGAGGTGCATGGCTTTGCATACATCTGTGGGAGCACTACCAGTTTTCACTGGACAAA GACTTTTTGGAGAATAAGGCATATCCATTGCTGGAAGGTTGCGCCACCTTTCTGGTTGACTGGTTGATTGATGGACACGGAGGTTATCTTGAAACAAATCCCTCAACATCTCCAGAGCATGCTTTTCTAACTCCAGATGGTCAGCCAGCAAGTGTGAGCTACTCAACAACAATGGACATCATGATCATTAGGGAGGTTTTCTCGGCTGTCCTTCTATCTGCAGAG GTCTTAGGGAAATCTGATACTGATTTGGTGAAGAACATCAAGAAAGCACTCCCAAGGCTCCCTCCCATACAGATTGCAAGAGATCGTACTATCATGGAGTGG GCACTAGATTTCCAGGACCCAGAAATCCATCATAGGCACTTGTCACATCTCTTTGGACTTTACCCTGGACATACTATAACCTTGGAGAAAAACGCTGATGTTTGTGAAGCTGCAGCGAACAGCCTTTATAAAAGAG GTGAAGATGGTCCAGGATGGTCGACAACATGGAAGATGGCCCTATGGGCACGCCTTTTCAACAGTGAGAACGCGTACAGAATGGTCTTAAAATTGATCACTGTGGTTCCTCCTGGTGAAAAGGTTGACTTCGAAGGAGGACTGTACAACAATCTGTGGACTGCACACCCACCATTCCAGATCGATGCAAATTTTGG ATTCACAGCTGCTATTGCTGAGATGCTGCTTCAGAGCACACAGAATGATCTGTACCTGCTCCCTGCCCTGCCACGCGATAAGTGGCCCAGAGGCTGTGTCAAGGGGCTCAGGGCTCGGGGTGATGTGACTGTCAACCTATGCTGGGATGAAGGGGAGCTTCAGGAAGCATTGTTATGGTCAAACCATGGGAACTCAGTCACAAGGCTGCACTATGGTGAACTGGTTACTGCCATCGCAGTTTGCAGCAGCACTATTTACAAGTTCAACAGAGGATTGCAGTGCTTGGAGGCTTGGCCCCTTGGCAAGTAA